One stretch of Pseudoramibacter sp. DNA includes these proteins:
- a CDS encoding flavoprotein, translated as MDLKDLVNNEETFNLLVQRIVDEVIKRLKNRPKTALVCFTGAVIGYTNGLNAMEKLRKDGWQLKVLVTDSSKQVLDLEKIQKTLGVDQVYTNDNAFELKDFVKTADAVIVPTLTINTAAKIAHGIADTPVLTLISQSIMAGKSFICAIDGADPDDEVRAQIGMGKVPAGYRKVLRDNLATLGSFGWQLCAAADLYEVCAEKPAEANTAGAPAAEVKPADPQPAVPAAPACDDVILSHIVSRKDLMPRKGQKVVKVKKDAIITAFAAETAEAYGMQLVRE; from the coding sequence TTGGACTTAAAAGATTTGGTGAACAACGAAGAGACGTTTAATCTTCTGGTTCAGCGGATCGTCGATGAAGTCATCAAACGGCTGAAGAATAGACCCAAAACCGCATTGGTTTGCTTTACAGGCGCTGTAATTGGCTACACGAACGGCCTGAATGCAATGGAAAAACTCCGCAAGGATGGATGGCAGCTTAAAGTTTTAGTGACGGACAGTTCGAAACAAGTCCTTGATCTTGAAAAAATACAGAAGACTTTAGGCGTCGATCAGGTTTATACCAATGACAATGCATTTGAACTCAAAGACTTTGTCAAAACAGCCGATGCTGTAATCGTGCCGACTTTGACGATCAACACGGCCGCCAAAATCGCCCACGGCATTGCAGACACACCGGTGTTAACTTTGATCAGCCAGTCCATCATGGCAGGCAAGTCGTTCATCTGTGCCATTGACGGCGCAGACCCAGACGATGAAGTCCGGGCACAGATCGGCATGGGTAAAGTTCCCGCCGGTTACCGCAAAGTGCTCCGGGACAACCTCGCCACCCTGGGTTCCTTTGGCTGGCAGCTCTGCGCAGCCGCAGATCTCTACGAAGTCTGCGCGGAAAAACCGGCAGAAGCCAATACCGCCGGCGCACCAGCAGCTGAAGTCAAACCCGCGGACCCGCAACCGGCCGTACCCGCAGCTCCGGCCTGTGATGATGTGATTTTATCGCATATCGTCAGCCGGAAGGATTTAATGCCCCGCAAGGGACAGAAAGTCGTCAAAGTGAAAAAGGACGCGATTATCACGGCCTTTGCCGCTGAAACGGCCGAAGCGTACGGCATGCAGTTAGTCAGAGAGTAG
- a CDS encoding propanediol/glycerol family dehydratase large subunit has translation MRSKRFEALEARPIKKDGFVKEWPEVGLIAMNSDLDPKPSIKVEDGKIVEMDGKKRDDFDMLDQFIADHAIHIDDAEEAMAIPSIDIANKLVDIHVSRKDIIKITTAVTPAKMTEVLGYMSVLEMMMAQNKMRARLMPSNQCHVTNVKDNMVQIAADAAEAAIRGFDEQETTVGIARYAPFNALGIMVGANCGRPGILTQCSVEEATELDMGMRGFTAYAETISVYGTEQVFMDGDDTPYSKAFLASAYASRGLKMRFTSGSGSEVQMGYAEGHSMLYLEARCLYVTRGAGVQGTQNGSVSCVGVPAAVPGGIREILAENLLAACLDLECASSNDQTFTHSDLRRVARSLMQMVPGTDYICSGYSSTPNYDNMFAGSNWDAHDYDDWNVIQRDLRIDAGLQPITEDALVAARAKAARAIQGLFKGMGLPEITDEEVEAATYADGSKDMPDRDVVADLKAIEDMMNRGVTAVDFIKALDKEGFHDVAQSIFNIQYIKCAGDYLHTASKLSSDWEVISAVNYKNDYHGVGTGYQISEERWKQISDLPWADDPETI, from the coding sequence ATGAGATCAAAAAGATTTGAAGCTCTGGAAGCGCGTCCAATTAAAAAAGACGGTTTCGTTAAAGAATGGCCAGAAGTTGGCTTGATCGCCATGAACTCTGACTTGGACCCAAAACCAAGCATCAAAGTTGAAGACGGCAAAATTGTTGAAATGGATGGCAAGAAGAGAGATGACTTCGACATGCTCGATCAGTTCATCGCCGATCACGCTATCCACATTGACGATGCTGAAGAAGCGATGGCTATTCCATCCATTGACATCGCCAACAAACTCGTTGACATTCATGTTTCAAGAAAAGACATCATCAAAATCACAACAGCTGTCACCCCAGCTAAGATGACTGAAGTTCTGGGCTACATGAGCGTTCTCGAAATGATGATGGCACAGAACAAGATGCGTGCACGTTTGATGCCGTCTAACCAGTGCCACGTCACAAACGTTAAAGATAACATGGTTCAGATTGCTGCTGATGCTGCTGAAGCTGCTATCCGCGGTTTCGATGAACAGGAAACCACCGTTGGTATCGCACGTTACGCACCATTCAACGCCTTAGGGATTATGGTTGGCGCAAACTGCGGCCGTCCGGGTATCCTGACTCAGTGCTCAGTTGAAGAAGCAACCGAACTGGATATGGGGATGAGAGGCTTCACCGCCTACGCTGAAACCATTTCTGTTTATGGGACTGAACAAGTTTTCATGGACGGCGATGACACCCCGTATTCAAAAGCATTCTTAGCATCTGCTTATGCATCACGTGGTTTGAAAATGCGTTTCACCTCTGGTTCTGGTTCAGAAGTTCAGATGGGTTATGCAGAAGGCCACTCAATGTTATACCTCGAAGCTCGCTGCTTGTACGTCACAAGAGGCGCTGGCGTTCAGGGGACTCAGAACGGTTCTGTTTCATGTGTCGGTGTTCCTGCCGCTGTTCCTGGCGGGATTCGTGAAATCTTGGCAGAAAACCTGTTGGCTGCCTGCCTCGACCTCGAATGCGCATCTTCGAACGACCAGACATTCACACACTCAGATTTACGCCGTGTCGCCCGTTCACTGATGCAGATGGTACCTGGGACAGACTACATCTGCTCCGGTTATTCATCCACACCGAACTACGACAACATGTTCGCAGGATCCAACTGGGATGCTCATGACTACGATGACTGGAACGTCATCCAGCGTGACTTGAGAATCGATGCCGGCTTACAGCCAATCACTGAAGACGCATTGGTCGCAGCACGTGCCAAAGCTGCAAGAGCCATCCAAGGCCTGTTCAAAGGCATGGGACTTCCGGAAATTACGGATGAAGAAGTTGAAGCAGCAACTTATGCAGACGGCTCCAAAGATATGCCGGACCGCGACGTTGTTGCCGACCTGAAAGCCATCGAAGACATGATGAACCGCGGCGTCACCGCTGTTGACTTCATCAAAGCACTCGATAAAGAAGGCTTCCACGATGTTGCACAGTCGATCTTTAACATCCAGTACATCAAATGCGCTGGTGACTACCTGCATACAGCTTCTAAATTGTCTTCTGACTGGGAAGTCATTTCTGCAGTTAACTACAAGAACGACTACCATGGTGTCGGAACTGGGTATCAGATCTCTGAAGAACGCTGGAAACAGATTTCTGATCTGCCGTGGGCAGATGACCCAGAAACAATTTAG
- a CDS encoding BMC domain-containing protein: MRQSIGFIEAKGLATAIEAADAAVKAANVCLLGIESSRGGGMHVVKVLGDVGACKAAVQAGEAACDKGNGCQSAIVIARPSDGLMPMVYNTQTKGFDPANVRDKYWMKYYWNIPTFGSQFEPSRGTRAEMPDPVDKKN, from the coding sequence ATGCGCCAATCAATTGGTTTTATTGAAGCCAAGGGACTAGCCACAGCCATTGAAGCCGCTGATGCGGCAGTCAAGGCCGCGAACGTCTGTTTATTGGGCATTGAGTCCAGTCGGGGCGGCGGCATGCATGTTGTCAAAGTATTGGGAGATGTCGGCGCATGCAAAGCGGCGGTGCAGGCTGGCGAAGCGGCCTGCGACAAGGGAAACGGCTGCCAGTCAGCCATTGTCATTGCCCGCCCGTCGGACGGCTTGATGCCGATGGTCTACAACACCCAGACCAAAGGTTTTGATCCCGCTAATGTACGGGACAAATACTGGATGAAGTATTACTGGAACATTCCGACATTCGGCAGCCAGTTTGAACCCTCAAGGGGAACCAGAGCTGAAATGCCGGACCCGGTAGATAAGAAAAACTAA
- a CDS encoding diol dehydratase small subunit, with product MTQEQMLEQIVKQVMASMSSGSAASAPSDDVKVTDADYPLGEKRPELITSATGIPLKELTLDKVLDGTLKAEDLRINPKTLELQAQVADSVGRDAFGINLRRAAELIAVPDARVLEIYNALRPYRSTKEELEAIADELENKYSAKVCAQLVREAAYIGYKRKRTKEFK from the coding sequence ATGACACAAGAACAAATGTTAGAACAAATCGTCAAACAGGTTATGGCATCGATGTCCTCCGGCTCTGCAGCCAGTGCTCCGTCTGATGACGTGAAAGTGACCGATGCAGATTATCCTCTGGGCGAAAAGAGACCTGAATTAATCACATCAGCAACAGGGATTCCGCTGAAAGAATTAACTTTGGATAAAGTTCTCGACGGCACCCTCAAAGCTGAAGACTTACGAATCAACCCGAAGACTCTGGAACTCCAGGCTCAGGTTGCCGACTCTGTCGGCCGTGACGCTTTCGGCATCAACCTTCGCCGTGCTGCTGAATTGATCGCAGTACCAGATGCCCGCGTTCTCGAAATCTACAACGCACTGCGTCCGTACCGTTCAACGAAAGAAGAACTCGAAGCCATCGCTGACGAACTCGAAAACAAATACAGCGCAAAAGTCTGCGCACAGCTCGTCAGAGAAGCTGCTTACATCGGATACAAGAGAAAGAGAACGAAAGAATTTAAATAA
- the eutJ gene encoding ethanolamine utilization protein EutJ, which translates to MDWKSGNDTILAFDELIKEKRVAPYEGRLKVGVDLGTANIVVAVVDENNKPVAGATQGAHVVRDGIVVDYIGAVDIVKDLKRQLEDRIGVDLSNAPAATAIPPGIIEGNTKIIANVVESCDFNVTNVLDEPTAAATVLGIENGAVVDVGGGTTGISILDHGKVVFTADEPTGGTHMSLVIAGAYHISFDEAEDMKIHDDESKVFPLIKPTVEKMAEIVRRYIDGYNVDTIYVVGGACEFKKFESVFEREIGIKTVKPVEPLLVTPLGIAFNCKL; encoded by the coding sequence ATGGATTGGAAGAGCGGCAACGATACCATATTAGCATTTGATGAGTTAATTAAAGAAAAACGGGTCGCCCCCTATGAAGGAAGACTGAAAGTCGGTGTTGACCTCGGAACGGCTAATATCGTTGTGGCTGTTGTAGACGAGAACAACAAACCGGTCGCTGGGGCAACCCAGGGGGCGCATGTGGTCCGGGACGGCATCGTCGTCGATTATATCGGCGCGGTGGACATCGTCAAAGACCTGAAGCGCCAGTTAGAAGACCGGATCGGCGTTGATTTGAGCAATGCGCCGGCGGCGACAGCGATCCCGCCAGGCATTATCGAAGGCAACACGAAAATCATCGCCAACGTTGTAGAATCGTGCGACTTCAATGTCACCAATGTGCTGGATGAACCCACGGCAGCGGCAACGGTGCTGGGCATTGAAAACGGCGCAGTGGTCGATGTGGGGGGCGGCACCACAGGGATCTCGATCCTGGATCACGGCAAAGTCGTGTTTACCGCCGACGAACCCACCGGCGGGACCCATATGAGCCTGGTCATCGCAGGGGCCTATCACATCAGTTTTGATGAGGCAGAGGATATGAAAATCCACGATGACGAAAGCAAAGTTTTCCCGCTGATTAAACCAACTGTTGAAAAAATGGCAGAAATCGTCAGACGCTATATCGACGGGTACAACGTCGATACCATTTACGTCGTCGGAGGGGCCTGCGAGTTCAAGAAATTCGAAAGCGTCTTCGAACGGGAAATCGGCATCAAAACCGTCAAACCTGTGGAACCATTACTGGTAACGCCTTTGGGGATTGCATTTAACTGCAAGCTCTGA
- a CDS encoding diol dehydratase reactivase subunit alpha produces MIIAGIDIGNASTETALARVDHHKPEFLASGIVATTGIKGTRQNIHGVFASLKQALDKANLTLDDVELIRLNEAAPVIGDVAMETITETIITESTMIGHNPSTPGGLGTGVGDTMNIRDLSTAKAGDAIIAVIPRDVDFETSSKMINRAVDAGIHVNGAIVQRDDGVLINNRLNKKIPIVDEVALIDKVPIGMRAAVEVAEPGKVIEQLSNPYGIATVFDLSSEETKQVVPISRALIGNRSAVIIKTPAGDVKERKIPAGKIIIQGENKKAEIAVDAGADEIMEALRSVQPVEDVTGEPGTNAGGMLERVRQVMSNLTNQSPQNIQIQDILAVDTFVPQKVQGGMANEFSMENAVGIAAMVKADKLQMGIIAEELEKELNVKVEVGGVEAEMAIRGALTTPGSDKPMAILDMGAGSTDAAIINREGKIHYIHLAGAGNMVTMLIGSELGIEDMHTAEDIKKYPVAKVESLFHIRHEDGSVQFFEKQLDPRVFARVVILTPDGMVPLPGNLTVERVKTVRQEAKKKVFVVNAIRALERVSPTGNARDMEYVTMVGGSSLDFEIPQLITDALSRYSIVAGRANIRATEGPRNAVATGLVLAYCEGE; encoded by the coding sequence ATGATTATAGCTGGGATTGACATTGGCAACGCGAGTACAGAAACCGCTTTGGCGAGGGTTGATCATCACAAGCCCGAATTTCTGGCCAGTGGCATCGTCGCGACAACCGGTATCAAGGGGACGCGGCAGAACATCCACGGCGTTTTCGCCTCCTTAAAGCAAGCCTTAGACAAAGCCAATTTAACGCTTGATGATGTGGAGCTGATTCGTTTAAACGAAGCAGCTCCTGTTATCGGCGATGTGGCGATGGAAACCATCACAGAAACGATTATCACAGAATCCACCATGATCGGTCACAATCCATCCACCCCGGGTGGATTGGGAACCGGTGTCGGCGATACGATGAATATCCGCGATCTGTCAACGGCGAAAGCCGGCGATGCGATCATTGCGGTCATTCCGAGAGATGTTGATTTTGAAACCTCGTCGAAGATGATCAACCGCGCTGTGGATGCAGGCATCCACGTCAACGGCGCGATCGTCCAGAGAGATGACGGCGTTTTGATCAACAACCGTTTGAACAAAAAAATACCAATAGTTGATGAAGTCGCATTAATCGACAAGGTGCCGATTGGCATGCGGGCGGCAGTTGAAGTTGCCGAACCGGGCAAGGTCATTGAACAGCTGTCGAACCCTTACGGGATTGCGACCGTTTTTGACTTAAGCTCCGAAGAAACCAAACAGGTTGTGCCGATTTCAAGAGCGCTCATTGGCAACCGTTCAGCGGTTATTATCAAAACTCCGGCAGGGGACGTCAAAGAAAGAAAGATCCCGGCCGGCAAGATCATCATCCAGGGTGAAAACAAAAAAGCGGAAATCGCCGTCGATGCGGGAGCCGATGAAATCATGGAAGCCCTCAGAAGCGTCCAGCCGGTCGAAGACGTCACCGGGGAACCGGGAACGAACGCCGGCGGCATGCTCGAAAGAGTGCGCCAGGTCATGTCCAACCTGACCAACCAGTCGCCTCAGAACATCCAGATTCAGGATATTCTGGCGGTCGATACCTTCGTACCTCAAAAGGTGCAGGGCGGGATGGCCAACGAATTTTCGATGGAAAACGCCGTTGGCATTGCGGCCATGGTCAAGGCGGACAAGCTGCAGATGGGCATTATCGCTGAAGAACTGGAAAAAGAACTCAACGTCAAAGTGGAAGTCGGCGGGGTCGAAGCCGAAATGGCGATCCGCGGTGCCTTGACGACACCGGGGTCAGACAAGCCGATGGCCATTCTGGATATGGGCGCCGGGTCAACCGATGCGGCCATTATCAACCGGGAAGGCAAGATCCATTACATCCACCTGGCAGGCGCCGGCAACATGGTCACCATGCTGATCGGTTCGGAACTGGGCATCGAAGACATGCACACCGCAGAAGATATCAAAAAATATCCTGTGGCCAAAGTCGAAAGTCTGTTCCACATCCGCCATGAAGACGGTTCTGTACAGTTCTTTGAAAAACAGCTGGATCCACGGGTTTTCGCCCGCGTGGTTATTTTAACGCCAGACGGCATGGTGCCTCTGCCGGGCAATCTCACGGTGGAACGCGTTAAGACCGTGCGTCAGGAAGCAAAGAAAAAAGTTTTTGTGGTGAACGCCATCCGGGCTCTCGAAAGAGTCAGCCCCACCGGCAACGCTAGAGATATGGAATACGTCACAATGGTCGGCGGCTCTTCACTGGATTTCGAAATTCCGCAGCTCATTACGGATGCCCTTTCGCGCTACTCCATCGTAGCCGGACGCGCCAACATCCGCGCGACTGAAGGACCGAGAAACGCAGTGGCAACGGGACTTGTTCTCGCATATTGCGAAGGTGAATGA
- a CDS encoding PduL/EutD family phosphate acyltransferase, translating into MYDEKQIRQIAAAVLEVFKRCQKAPDLVSLGIPSAHIYCSQKTVEQLFGSHAQLTRAADLNSFYYEEGVAISGPKGSTHGYIFGPLLDDDQDPIIELSRSESEALGIDAPVRESLDDYQSGACRIVGPLGAVACKKGAIIPRRSLNLPDYAAEQLQLKDKDTVSIDTQGVDGTIYENVIVNVTTDGRHELMLTRDEAQAAGLKHGDCVKIIKK; encoded by the coding sequence ATGTACGATGAAAAACAGATCAGACAAATTGCAGCAGCTGTTTTGGAAGTCTTTAAACGCTGCCAGAAGGCGCCTGATCTCGTGAGCCTGGGCATTCCCAGTGCCCACATTTACTGCAGCCAGAAAACAGTCGAACAGCTGTTCGGTTCCCATGCCCAGCTCACAAGGGCAGCGGACCTGAACTCTTTTTATTATGAAGAAGGCGTCGCGATCAGCGGCCCCAAGGGTTCGACCCATGGCTATATTTTCGGACCGCTGCTTGACGATGATCAGGATCCGATCATTGAATTGTCCCGATCGGAAAGCGAAGCCCTGGGCATTGATGCCCCGGTGCGGGAATCCCTCGACGATTATCAGTCAGGCGCGTGCAGAATTGTCGGGCCTTTAGGCGCAGTTGCCTGTAAAAAAGGCGCGATCATTCCCCGGCGAAGCCTTAATTTGCCGGACTACGCTGCAGAACAGCTGCAGCTCAAGGACAAAGATACAGTTTCAATCGACACCCAGGGGGTTGACGGCACGATTTATGAAAATGTCATCGTGAATGTCACGACGGACGGACGCCATGAATTGATGCTGACCCGGGATGAAGCCCAGGCCGCCGGCCTGAAGCACGGAGACTGTGTCAAAATTATCAAGAAATAA
- a CDS encoding glycerol dehydratase reactivase beta/small subunit family protein has product MNPGLEAPKPEIVVYVIENSVPKDTVKEVLLGIEEEGLPYKKETTKNQITAEDLAYKAAESSHLGVGIGIDQHQVVLHYIKLRGDKPLFSISTNEDEEHLRAIGANAARVVKHMPFKMLEA; this is encoded by the coding sequence ATGAATCCCGGATTAGAAGCACCGAAACCTGAAATCGTGGTCTATGTCATCGAAAATTCAGTGCCGAAGGACACCGTCAAGGAAGTCCTCCTCGGGATTGAAGAAGAAGGCTTGCCTTATAAAAAGGAAACGACGAAAAATCAGATAACGGCTGAAGATTTAGCCTATAAAGCAGCGGAATCCTCTCACTTGGGTGTGGGCATTGGGATCGATCAGCATCAGGTCGTCCTGCACTACATCAAACTGAGGGGAGACAAGCCGCTGTTTAGCATTTCAACGAATGAAGATGAAGAACATCTTCGTGCGATCGGCGCGAATGCCGCGCGGGTTGTCAAGCATATGCCGTTTAAAATGCTTGAAGCGTGA
- a CDS encoding propanediol/glycerol family dehydratase medium subunit, which yields MAVNEELLKSIIADVVKEMSADAPAEKPAEAPKAAPVDDGPAETLVLTPDGEAQKGTAADEVVIGVSAQFGAEQQTNIIGVPHAKIMKELIAGIEEEGMKARVVKVYRSGDVAVIGHDCAELSGSGVAIGIQSRGTCLIHQADLPQLGNLELFPQCPLIDLDTYRQIGKNAALYAKGESPNPVPVKNDQMARPSHQARAALLYLKEVQSVVLGKKPVNMKVSYK from the coding sequence ATGGCTGTTAACGAAGAATTGTTAAAATCAATCATCGCAGATGTTGTTAAAGAAATGTCAGCTGATGCGCCAGCAGAAAAACCGGCAGAAGCACCGAAAGCCGCTCCTGTTGATGATGGCCCAGCTGAAACATTGGTATTGACGCCAGACGGCGAAGCCCAGAAGGGCACAGCCGCAGATGAAGTGGTCATCGGCGTTTCCGCACAGTTCGGTGCAGAACAGCAGACCAATATCATCGGCGTGCCGCACGCCAAGATCATGAAAGAATTGATCGCTGGTATCGAAGAAGAAGGAATGAAAGCTCGTGTCGTCAAAGTCTATCGTTCAGGTGACGTTGCCGTCATCGGACATGACTGTGCAGAACTTTCTGGTTCAGGCGTTGCAATCGGCATCCAGTCCCGTGGGACCTGCTTGATCCATCAGGCAGACCTGCCGCAGCTCGGCAACTTGGAATTATTCCCGCAGTGCCCGCTGATCGACCTCGACACCTATCGTCAGATCGGTAAAAACGCAGCCCTTTACGCAAAAGGCGAAAGCCCGAACCCAGTGCCGGTTAAGAACGACCAGATGGCCCGTCCGTCCCACCAGGCAAGAGCTGCACTTCTCTACTTAAAAGAAGTCCAGTCTGTTGTCTTAGGTAAGAAACCGGTCAACATGAAAGTTTCCTACAAATAA